atttttatattgttttcagtTCGTTGTTCTCGCTTTCTTGGTAGCCGCTGCACAAGGCAGCGCTATCCATGGTGCCGACTACACCAGCTTCTCCTATGGAGTTTCTGACCCTCACACCGGAGATGTGAAGAGCCAGCACGAAACCCGTGTCGGTGACAACGTGGTCGGCCAGTACTCTCTCTTGGAGTCTGACGGCAGCCGTCGTACCGTCGACTACGCTGCTGATGCTCACTCTGGATTCAACGCCATCGTACGCAAAGACCCTGCCCTCATCGGACACGTCGCGCCCGCTGTGGTCGCCGCCCCTGTGGCCCATGCCGCTCCCGTCGTCGCCGCTCCCTTGGCTCACGCTGCTCCTCTCGCATACGCTAGCCACGCCGCTCCCGTCGCGTACGCTGCTGGTCCCTCCGTATCTTACTCCGCATCCTCTACCTCAGTAGCTCACGGAGGCGTCGCCGCTCCCTTGGCTCATGGCGTGATTGCCGCTCCCCTGGCTCATGGAGCTATCGCCGGTCCTCTCGCCCATGGATATGCCGCTCCCCTCGCCCACGGATACGGCGCTGCCCTCGCTCATGGATACGGTGCCTTGGGTCACGGTGCTGTCGCATACGGCGCCCATGGTCTCGGACACTACTAA
The nucleotide sequence above comes from Vanessa cardui chromosome 7, ilVanCard2.1, whole genome shotgun sequence. Encoded proteins:
- the LOC124530999 gene encoding cuticle protein 7-like; this encodes MAAKFVVLAFLVAAAQGSAIHGADYTSFSYGVSDPHTGDVKSQHETRVGDNVVGQYSLLESDGSRRTVDYAADAHSGFNAIVRKDPALIGHVAPAVVAAPVAHAAPVVAAPLAHAAPLAYASHAAPVAYAAGPSVSYSASSTSVAHGGVAAPLAHGVIAAPLAHGAIAGPLAHGYAAPLAHGYGAALAHGYGALGHGAVAYGAHGLGHY